Proteins from a genomic interval of Leishmania braziliensis MHOM/BR/75/M2904 complete genome, chromosome 24:
- a CDS encoding hypothetical predicted transmembrane protein, protein MNGWLVVLALVGCLSTLYFAIGIGVRYHSGLHHCPEVLPNYRFWCSILNFFLRAATCGHCHVSFDHNNRSSGIFVLPSRPGVAVSSRRVQFELLSSDADDDYDINRVMQPAEVVVKY, encoded by the coding sequence ATGAACGGGTGGTTAGTGGTACTGGCCTTGGTGGGATGCCTTAGTACTCTCTATTTCGCCATCGGCATCGGCGTACGCTACCACAGTGGCCTACACCACTGCCCTGAGGTTCTACCTAACTACCGCTTCTGGTGTAGCATCCTCAACTTCTTCCTGCGTGCGGCGACGTGTGGACACTGTCATGTTTCCTTTGACCACAATAACCGTTCGAGCGGCATCTTTGTGCTGCCGAGTCGCCCCGGTGTCGCGGTGTCCTCGCGCAGGGTGCAGTTCGAGTTATTATCCAGCGATGCCGATGATGACTACGACATCAATCGCGTCATGCAGCCAGCGGAAGTGGTCGTAAAGTACTGA